The genomic window AAGTAAGTAATAGTTAATGAAATTTGTGctattattcaatataaatagCAAATAGTGCTATTAAATTGgtttaaattatagttataatataGCAGCAATATTTGTTTATGAAATCTAGATATCAGAGTCTTACTTAGTAGGATGCTTTGTGATTTTGTACGCATCTGGTTCAGTAACACAATTCTACGTATTGTGTGCATGTTTCCAGAGATTATCGGAAGCAGTAAGATTTGTCATATGTTATTAATGTTAGaagtaaaagtttattaattacttGTCGAGAGAATCTTTATCTAATAACtgtatttgaatatttgtacataaataaaacagcTGTTTATTTTTCTAAGAGTTCAGAAATAACGAATGAAGCATTCCACGAAGATTGGAATCAATTCAGTTCATCTATAAAACgtacatttttattgataacATTGGCTAGTAATAATATAAAGGTTAAACTTTCATTATTCGAAAGATTCAACTTGTCTTTACCTTCATTCATGTCGGTAagatatatgttttatatagtCAATACTTTTAGTATTCagtattttaagaataaaaggtatatttttatataatttttaattttttttagattttaaataaagcaTATTCTATTGCCGTTCTGATATTAGAACTTAGTTGAAGAATGATGAATGCATATATTTTGTTGGTAAAATATGGTAATGTAATTGTACTGTTATTATTACGGAAAACTATAAgcttttattcaaatttattaattttattcttttataaaaaatatagtaaaaaaatagttgttaataattaattaatatattatatatcactttttaaaaaaagtaatgtaattACGACCTTAATGTATATTTAggtatcaattttataatttaaagaagtCATCTTTAATTTGCACGTTAATTATTGCATGAATTTCTTATtgctaattatttttgtactatttaaaaaactattaataacTAAGATGGAGTATAAGTAAAATAACGGAGATGTATGTTCTTACCatataatatagaataaattaaaaaattgatatatttgtaTAGGAAATGTGCAATTtactattaacatttttataacaaatgaatgataaaattagaatattttagaaagtacCAATTCTGTCCAGAGTCGTCGCAAGTAGAGGTACAAGGTTCAAAGGATCATTAACAAGAGGTTGTCACTAAAtcaagttttcaaaaattaattcttttctccTAATACCTGTTATGTGGTCGCTTctgtcaaaattattattttttttaaacaagtatacatgtttaaaaaatatatatcaatgtacagaaaatgtaatattattatattggtaattgttattaaatattaattaaaacgtgcaatattaaatagaatttataaatagtgaattttttatatacaaatagaatataaaattttatttttatataaaatttaaatttgtatataaaaacatttatttgtgaaatatgatgattttatattatgttataattatttaacttttattcttccactttcattaaaatttatattgatttctataagaaatagtaatacatttacattaatatgttatttattgcttaaaaattaaaaaattaatgagtaAATCGAAACATAagtgtaatattacaaaaaatctttttataggATTTTTGGTAAAATAGAAGTTTGTTTTGCAATTATGGAAAATgtgtttgtaatttattataattttgtaatgttttatttaaaaaaaattaaaaatattcttttttatatctactttttcttagatgtactacaatgtttatataatatagatatttattctttactttacagaaagataattatttttctgcaaaaatatcaattattgacaaaatataatactaGAAATAAACTAtgataatttcttttctatgtctgatttttatctatttatgtaaatgtaacaTTTCTCTCCCCcctcttctttttctccttttctccctctttctctccctccctctctctctctctctccctctctctctctccctttctctctccctctctttcttttcttctctctctgtATTAGATATAatgcttattattatattgacacaatgttaaaattttctattttctatgtttctattaatttttgttataaatagaaaattatcgACAAACCTGATGTATTAACTTCTATACTACAATTCGTAATTTTCTTTGGATAAGTCTTCTTtgaaacgttttataatatttctctaAATGAACTGGATTAACCTGTAAAGTTAAGTTTCGATAGTCTGCTAGATAATCGACAAAGTTTATACTATAAGTTAATCGTCCCTTCGCAGAGTCATGATAGTAAAAAGGAACTTATAGTTGCATGCATTTTCACAATAAACATAATGAAAATGAtgctgaaaaaataataatgaagaaaattagGCTTTTCTGAAATCAAACGTTTATTTTTCGAACTACTGATAATGAATctgtgaaaatttaattaaaattagtagttatgttagaaatatacgtaaatattattatagcgtaattttacaaaaataataattaaaacgtaataaaaacaacagattaaattttttagtagtTTAGGTATTCATGGAGTAAATCTATACAGAAATTAACTGTACTTTTGTGTGTTAATTGTTTATacttagtaaatatattaataacaaatttctaatttttcgtAAACTTAACCTTTTGTTTCGAAAATCATTCCAGTCATAAATCTAAAATCatctgatataaatttttttttaaataataattttttgttttttagcaATATCTTGTGTGtagttagaaaatattaaagcatatttaacaaataattaatcaagAAGTGACTCCACAGATTCATTGGACCATTGATCAACCCTTATACGATGGGCGAGAAGCATAGAATTGTTTACGAAAACAAAGAACTGTGCGACATTTTATAAAACATGTGAAACACATTTGTGATAGCGAtttaatttcttacagattaaTCCGCAGTCTTCTATCGATGAGTCCACCATCCACCATTATATCAGAATGCGATCCGATCAAGTAATACGAATTTTGCAACTCCGCAACAATCAACAGAGCGCCATAAGATAATCACTGATGTTTGCACGACTTTCCTTGAGATTACCACTACCATAACGGAATACCATAAGATATTCCGTTATAATAGTGGTAATCTCAAGGAAAGTCGTGCAGATAAATGCAACTGGCTATAGTCAAATAAAAGAGCAtgctttttgtttaaatttgctGTTTATTATCGCGACATTCAGTTCTGTAAACTCCTTTAATTTTCCGAAAACAATAGATAAAGTCTTTCTGCATTAATACTGACAGATCTATGACAATATTGCTTTCGAGTCTTTCGGACAATGATTAcaggacaaatttaaataatcgcaCAAATTCAAAGGGAACGTCACTGCTACTAAACGTGTACGGTATACGAGTATTAATGTATCTCGAGAAAAGAGGAATGTAGTGAGTAAATAATAAACTGTCGATGATCGATAATGACCGAGTCACTTTCAGTCACTATCAAGAAGAGTCACGTGTATTTCTCTAAGGAGAAAAGAACGTTGTGTACAGAGTCGTGACGCGGAGTGGTAAAAGTAGAGAGAACCACACACAACTACTACAAAAGAAACAATATCAAAAGTATGGACTTTCGAAGACTGAATCGTCTGAACATACGAATGAATATTTTGTCGGGCAACCTATTGCCGATGACACCCAACAAGACGGAATTTTGCGTTTACTGGAAAATATACAGCTACTCGATATGGGTGATGGAATTAATACGTGCAGGTGCTTTAATTCCCGGAGTGATTCTGTACACATCGACGGCAAAGGGTCTGATAGGTTTTTTAGTCGCCATATTCATCGCTATGGAAGTAATTTTCTTGGTATCGCGAATTCATTCACATGACGTGTTGATGCGACAGCTTATACAGAAGTTAAATGATATTCTACGTAACCAGGACGAAACTATGAAGAATGTTGTGATGGCAACTTTATTACCGATGAAAACCCCGTTAAATTTCTATTGGAGCACCGGCCTATTGGGCACGCTCCTATTGGGCACGCTGGTATGGTACAGTTTGCCACTTACACGAATATTTAAGAAGAGTACTTTCTACTATAAAGATTTTGGACTGCCGATTGTTATTTCTAAGCAACCATTTTCGACCGAAATCTTTGTGCTAGGAAATCTGCTCGTATTATTTGGTGGCTTATACATGTTTTCAAAGAAAGTCGCCGTGAATATCTACATGATACATTTAGTATTGTTGATAACGGCGCAGTATCGATATGTCGCGGTGAAGCTCGAGcaattatttcaacaaaaaaatttagataatgaAAGCGACTCTCAAACAGAATCTCATCCCAAGAGAACAAATTCATGGGCCGAACGAGAAATAAAAGCGATGTGTCGACATTATAACACCGTCATCCAGTAAGTAATTAATGAACGTTCGTCAAAATTTTGTTCAACTttaatcaaattgtttaaattatttttgaaatattaatctttaatgCAAGTAAACTATTTTTCATGATTTATATAATACTGCACATGTTCACACCGCGCATTATCTAATTGTTACAGCTTATCATTTATGTTAAAGAAATTACTGGCCCTAAATTTTAGCGTAATTTATATGAACACCATTTTTCGACTCTGTTTTCTTGGTATCATAATGAGTACAGTAAGTAATATTTGCTAACATTAATAGCGTTAAAATGTTCTTTGCTGTTCAAAATGAATAggtattgaattattattaggGATGTGCGGGTACCCGAAATTACGGGTACTCGAGCTTTGGGTCGGGTCGGAATTTTTTTCGAGATTCGGTGGGGAcccaaaagtttgtaaaattcGAATACCCGAAACTGACTGGTACCCGAAATCGAGTCGGGTCCCAAAATTCTGTCGGAACCCGAAATCGAGacaaaattccaaaattttgtaaattttgagtactcgGATCTAAAATCGGGTCAAGAAGCGGTCATAGATCTAAATACCTTATATActaatgtgagaaaaaaattactaaatttacgtaaggcatttcgtttatattgaattactaaatttgaatactgccaatgaaatatttacttacagtacatAAGTATTcactcaataaaaaatgataattaaattagtggttactccttgtattaaataaatatatatttacgttcggaaaaaaatttattcaaacaaatattcaaacaaataattattaaaatttcggaTATCCGTAAATTTCAGGTACTCGAAATTTTTTGGGTACCcaaactttacaaactttcggGTCCCAATCCgattccgaaaaaaattcttgacCCGACCCGAACCCAAAATCTCGGGTACCCGCACACCcctaattattatacaatatattataattaattaatatgcaatacatatgtatttcataaaatatatttttatacaaattttatttagttttagataatttaataaattaacgattattataaagaaaaaataaaaatttaatatttatgttattaatttttaattatctgtaaataatttattacttgtgAATAATTTcattctcttttataaatatttaggcCTTTCGGATGTCTTTCATCCAAGGTTTTGTAGCCTCTATGACTGCTTGTGCTGATACAGTACAATTTTATACTCTATGTTCCTCTGTACAGCAATTATTAGATGCAGtaagcatatttttttcaaattagtataataaaatttacaaattaattttaacttacaacattttttttatttttattgaatcgaaaaaatatttttaattaattatgaattgacttaaaaaaaatgtttttaatgttttattatatccaATTTAGAGTTCAAAAGTAACGGATCTGGCATTTCACAAGAATTGGTATCAATTTGGAATTTCGATAAAACggacatttttgttattaatactaGGTAATACTCTAGAGTGCAAATTAGCAGCATATGACAAGTATAACCTTTCGCTGTCATCGTTTATGACTGTAAGACTACGTAtacattttctatattatttgtaattattattatatacaatgttatttataatactagaaatatttttttagcaattatatatgtctcaaaaattttattaatattatttcaggtTATGAATCAAGCATATACAGtagctcttttatttttaagaatgaaataaaagaatatgatGGAAGATATACTGCAATTTCAAATAAGactaaatcttttattttacataatagaaGTGATTATCATTAACAactcgtaaataattttttatatcattaaagtttaatttttattttaaaaaagagcgtatcaaaaaataataatttacctaattatagtaattatacataaatattattaaacaatttgataacTGTCACTGAAATAGcaccatttaaaaataaaaatcttgattAATGTgacgattatttaaaatttgttattgtgCATATTAATTGTTGCATATACGAGAGTTGCCCGAAAAGTAATGccccacattttttttctcgaaaactaTTTGTTCTACAAAAATGATGTTTACACGTGTAAAAGAATGATATTTTACCTACTCactctatttttctacataatctCCTTCAAGTTCTACTGCTTTCTTTCAGCGATTCGCTATGCCTTGTCGGTACCAGTCCTCGCTTTG from Solenopsis invicta isolate M01_SB chromosome 2, UNIL_Sinv_3.0, whole genome shotgun sequence includes these protein-coding regions:
- the LOC105204212 gene encoding uncharacterized protein LOC105204212, whose translation is MDFRRLNRLNIRMNILSGNLLPMTPNKTEFCVYWKIYSYSIWVMELIRAGALIPGVILYTSTAKGLIGFLVAIFIAMEVIFLVSRIHSHDVLMRQLIQKLNDILRNQDETMKNVVMATLLPMKTPLNFYWSTGLLGTLLLGTLVWYSLPLTRIFKKSTFYYKDFGLPIVISKQPFSTEIFVLGNLLVLFGGLYMFSKKVAVNIYMIHLVLLITAQYRYVAVKLEQLFQQKNLDNESDSQTESHPKRTNSWAEREIKAMCRHYNTVIHLSFMLKKLLALNFSVIYMNTIFRLCFLGIIMSTAFRMSFIQGFVASMTACADTVQFYTLCSSVQQLLDASSKVTDLAFHKNWYQFGISIKRTFLLLILGNTLECKLAAYDKYNLSLSSFMTVMNQAYTVALLFLRMK